The window AAGTTCCATCTTGATTTGAATGATGCCATCCTTCTAGTTCGCCAAAATAATAACCTCTAGTTCTTATAATATTATTTTCTATAATATATTCATCTAAATTTTTGATTCTTCTTATTTCGTCATCTTTTAAAAATAAATCAACTTCTATAGTCGTCGGAGAACTCGAACCAGTGCCTTTTTCAATATGGTATGATAAGTCCTTTGTTTTGTCGAAACAACTATCTTCATCAAAACCTTCATTAAAAAATATATTTAAAGCCCTTAATAAATTACTTTTGCCAGAATTATTAGCACCTGCAATTATTTGAAATTTTTCATCTAGTTCTATTTCAAAGTCTAGTAATGTTCTAAAGTTTTTGATACTTACTCGTTTGATATACATTAGTACTATTTCCTTATCAATATCTCTTTTATCTTCCCGCGCCCACCACTCTTACTATTGATAAACCGATTCATCTCAACAAAGTCTATTTGATAGTCTTTATAAAGCTCCTTGATAAACTCCGTATCTGAATTTGAAAGCATTGCATGTAAGCCTTTTTTGGCTAGTTTTTCAAAGGTATCAAAAAGTCTTTTTTGCTCATCTTCCAAAAAAACATCTTGATTGTAAGAAGTAAAACTTGACGTGGGTGTGAGCGGATAATAAGGCGGATCAAAGTACACAAAGTCGCCTTTTTTGGCAAAATCTAGCACTTTTGCAAAGTCTACATGTAAGACTTCTGCGTCTTGTAGCGCGCGGCTTGCGCCGTAAATCAGTGACTCATCGCAAATAGCAGGGTTTTTGTAGCGTCCCATAGGAACATTGTAAAAGCCCTTGGCATTGACGCGGTAAAGTCCATTGAAACAAGTTTTGTTGAGGTAAATAAACCGTGCGGCACGAAGTGCTGGGGCTAGCGAGGTAAAGGGGTCCTCTCTATCCATCGCCCTGACTTCATAATAGGCATCATGGCAATGGTTTTGTTCAAATACCCTTAGGTTGGCAAGGAGTTCTGTCGGAGTATTTTTGACGACATTGTAGGCGTTGATGAGCTCTTTGTTCGCATCAAACAAATATGCTTTTTTTCCCTCCAACATCCCACGTTTTTTCAGCTCAAAAAACAAAGCTCCACCGCCCACAAAAGGCTCAAAATAAGCCCCGAACCGTTCAGGCATACGCCCGATAATTTCATCCACCAATGCACGTTTGCCACCAACCCATTTTAAAAATGGTTTTGTAGGATACAGCGTTGGAGCAGTCACGGCAAGCCTTTAAGCAGAGTTTGTTGGATCTTAGCAAAGCGGGCTAAAAAGTTAGCTAAAAAGGCTTACATGTAAAGCCTTCGCTCATCCTATTCGCACAGCATGTTGACGATGAGGCTGATGATGGTTTCTTTTTGTTTGGGGTCGCTTTTGGCGGTCATGAGCGCAAGGGCCACAAGGGCGTTGTCGTTGATGCTAAGCTCGCCGTTTGGCTTGTGGAGCAGGTTATTTTTGGATAAAAAGAGGATGAACATAAACGCACCAATGCGCTTGTTGCCATCTGTAAACGGGTGACCTTTGATGATGTAGTACAACAGATTTGCCGCTTTTTCTTCCACACTGGGAATCAAATCCACCCCGCCAAAGGTTTGGTAAATCCCGCGCAACATTCCTTCAAACTCGCCTGCTTTTTCGCGCCCAAACAGCGCTGTGGCCTCGCCTTTTTGTGCAAGTTCTTCTTTAAGCTGCGCGATGGCAGCCTTGGCCTCTTTGACATCGAGGATAAACTTCGCCTCTTTGGGCTGGACGTTTACATGTAAGGCATCCTCGTCGTACCCTTGGAGCAGCGTCCACGTGCGGCCGTAGTTTAGGATGACCTCCAAAAGCCCCTTGGCTTCGCCCAGTTCAAGTTCAGCCCCCGAAATGGTCGTTTGCAATAAACCAAGAGTTTGGCGCAGCTCTTCTAAGCCTTTTTGTTGCAAGCGTTTTTGGTTGGTGGCATAGCCATTGATGATATATTCTCTTAAAATTTTAGTTGCCCAAATTCGAAACGCTGTTCCTCGTTTGGATTTAACGCGATAGCCTACAGAAATAATAACATCAAGATTATAATACATCACATCATACTTTTTGCCATCCGCAGCAGTTGTCCGGAATTTCCGGACAACTGAAGATTTTTCCAATTCACCTTCTTTGAAAACGTTACTTATGTGTTCGGAAATCGTCTTTTTGCTTTTGTCGAAAAGCACTTCCATTTGCTTTTGGCTCAGCCATACCGTCTCGTTTTCCAAAGAAACATCTAGGGCTATTTCGCCACTTGCATCTTCATAGAGAATAACGGGGGTGATTGGTTCGTGATTCATGGTAGGCCTTTTGCTATCTAAGGGGTATCTTCTCTGAAAAATTATAACTAAGAATCACCATAGTTATTAAATTTGTATTATACAATGGGCGTAAACCACGAGAAGCCTACCATGTAAGGCTTCTCACATTTCCAATCGCAGGACTTCTACGTTTTCACCTTTCTTTAAAAGCGTGGTTTCTTTGGGGATACACAGCACCGTAGCGCCGCCGAGGAGGTTGTTTAAGATGGCACTAGAGCCTAGTTTTTTGCCCTCTAGGGTAGCGAAGAGTTTGCCTTCTTTTTCGCGCACATCACACGCGGTAAATTCGGTAAATTTGGAGCGTTTAGCGTACTCTTCTTCCAAAGTTGCGGTGCAAAAACGTCTGGCATAGTCGCGCCCCAACATCGCATCCACAAGGCGCAAGCCGTAGAGTCCAAAAACCACCGCGCTTGAGTAGGGGAATCCGGGCAGTGCCACGATGTATTTTTCACCCACTTTGACTACGCGGATGTGC of the Sulfurospirillum tamanense genome contains:
- a CDS encoding DNA adenine methylase; this encodes MTAPTLYPTKPFLKWVGGKRALVDEIIGRMPERFGAYFEPFVGGGALFFELKKRGMLEGKKAYLFDANKELINAYNVVKNTPTELLANLRVFEQNHCHDAYYEVRAMDREDPFTSLAPALRAARFIYLNKTCFNGLYRVNAKGFYNVPMGRYKNPAICDESLIYGASRALQDAEVLHVDFAKVLDFAKKGDFVYFDPPYYPLTPTSSFTSYNQDVFLEDEQKRLFDTFEKLAKKGLHAMLSNSDTEFIKELYKDYQIDFVEMNRFINSKSGGRGKIKEILIRK
- the rhuM gene encoding RhuM family protein, which encodes MNHEPITPVILYEDASGEIALDVSLENETVWLSQKQMEVLFDKSKKTISEHISNVFKEGELEKSSVVRKFRTTAADGKKYDVMYYNLDVIISVGYRVKSKRGTAFRIWATKILREYIINGYATNQKRLQQKGLEELRQTLGLLQTTISGAELELGEAKGLLEVILNYGRTWTLLQGYDEDALHVNVQPKEAKFILDVKEAKAAIAQLKEELAQKGEATALFGREKAGEFEGMLRGIYQTFGGVDLIPSVEEKAANLLYYIIKGHPFTDGNKRIGAFMFILFLSKNNLLHKPNGELSINDNALVALALMTAKSDPKQKETIISLIVNMLCE
- a CDS encoding AAA family ATPase; its protein translation is MYIKRVSIKNFRTLLDFEIELDEKFQIIAGANNSGKSNLLRALNIFFNEGFDEDSCFDKTKDLSYHIEKGTGSSSPTTIEVDLFLKDDEIRRIKNLDEYIIENNIIRTRGYYFGELEGWHHSNQDGT